In Bacteroidota bacterium, the DNA window GTCGTTTGCATCTCGGTTGTTGTATCGTTCCACCAAGGCTTGCATTTTCTTTGAAAAGTCAATGCCTTTTACCTTGTTTACTTTTCTTATTTCTCCAATTACTTTTGCCAATAACTGTTGAAGCAATTTGATTTTCGTGTTTGGCAATTTGATTTTTTCAATCTTAGCTAAATAGTCTTCGTCAAAAATGTCTTGTTCGGTTTCTGCTTCTTCTCCGAGTTTGAAGATTTCTTCTACTCCATCACTTTGCAATGCTTCTTTTATCATTTCCCGAACTTTAGCATTCATCTGTGCTGTGTCAGGTGCATTGCCTTTGGTCAGTTTGAAAACAATGGAACGAACTGCTAAATAAAAATGGGTGTAATCTCTTTCTGCTTGTGTTAATTGTTCGCTTCCTGCACAAATATCATAAGCGGCTTTCAGTCGCTTCACCAAGCCCATAAATCGGGTTTCAATCTCTTTAGTCTGCTGAACATATTCCGCAGCCAAATTCAAGGTGTTTAATTGCTGAATGGTTGTGCCTTTGAAATATTTTGAATTGTCAAAAGTGTGAAACAGTTTAGCCAAAAGGTCTAAATGATTTCTTACAATGATGATGGATTCTGCAATGTCTTCAAAATTGTCTTTGTCGCCTTCGCTGTATTGCTTCAACGCCAAATTCATTTGGTTTTTGATGCCGATATAATCTACAACCAAACCTTTGTTTTTCCCTTCAAACTTGCGGTTTACTCTGGAAATGGTCTGTATTAAATTGTGTCGTTGAATGGGTTTGTCAATGTAAATGCTATCTAAGAAAGGAACATCAAAACCAGTCAGCCACATATCCACCACAATGGCAATTTTGAAATTCGATTTTTCATTTTTGAATTGTCTGTCTAATTCTTTGCGTTGGTCTTTTGTTCCCAACAAATCATACATTTCCCTCGGATCATCTTGTCCTCTGGTAGCAATTAGTTTGATGCGTTCAATAGGTTTCAGTTCTCGTTTGTCTTTGTCGGTAAGTATGGCACCTTCTTCTGCTGCTCGTATTTCGTTCCAATCAGGTCGTAATTCCAAAATGTTTTTATACAACTCATATGCAATTTCACGAGTGCTGCACACAAACATTGCTTTGCCTTTTACGGTTGCACCTTCTGAAATTCTGTTTTCGTAATGGTTTACAAAATCTTCGGCAACGGCTTTCAATCGGTCAGGGTCGCCAATAATGGCATACATCTGAGCCATTTCTTTTTTGCTTTGCTCAATCTGATTTTCGTTGCTTCCAATCTCGGCACACTTAGCATAATATTCTTCAATCTCTTTGAGTTTGGAATTATTCAGCAATACTTTTGCTGCTCTGCCTTCATACACAATCCGAACGGTGATTTCATCTTTCACCGATTCCGTCATTGTGTAGGCATCCACGACTTTTCCGAAAACATCAAGCGTTGCATCTATTGGTGTTCCAGTAAAACCAACGAATGTGGCATTGGGTAACGAATCGTGTAAATACTTTGCGAAACCATAGGTTTTGGTAACGCCCTTTTCGGTCACTTTTACTTTTTGGTCAAGGTTTACTTGGCTACGGTGTGCTTCGTCTGAAATGCAAATTACATTGGTTCTGTCCGTAAGCAGTTCGGTATCTTCTGTAAACTTGTGAATGGTAGTTAAGAAAACGCCTCCGCTTTGTCTGCCTTGAATTAATTCTCTCAAATGTGCTCTGCTTTCAACACTTACTACTGTGTTATCTCCAATGAAATTTTTGGCATTGGTAAATTGCCCCGAAAGTTGGTCGTCTAAGTCGGTTCTGTCTGTAATTAATACAATGGTCGGGCTTTCAAAGTATTCGCTTTTCATTAAAAGCCTTGTCAGATAAAGCATTGTAAAACTCTTTCCGCAACCTGTGGCACCAAAGTATGTTCCGCCTTTTCCGTTTCCTTCGGGCTTTTGGGCTTTCTTGATATTGTCATACAATGCCCTTGCAGCATAATATTGCGGATAGCGACAAACTATTTTCTCATTTTTCTTAGAACTATCAGGAATGTAAATGAAGTTGCGGATAATGTCACGCAAACGGTTTTTATTGAACATTCCTTGAATCAAGGTGAACATTGAATCTATGCCATCAACATCTTTGGCAAGTCCTGCAACACGTCTCCAGGCATAGAAAAATTCATACGGTGCAAAGAATGAACCTGCTTTGTTGTTTACACCATCACTAATTACACAAAAAGCATTGTATTTGAAGAGTTCAGGAATGTCTCTATGGTAGCGAACAGTTAACTGCTTGTAAGCATCATAAATGGTGGCTTCTTCACGAATGGCCGATTTGAATTCAAATACCACCAAAGGCAAACCATTGATATACACTATGCCGTCCGGTATGCGTTTTTCTGAACCAATAATTTCCAATTGGTTGACAAACTTGTAAATGTTGTTGTCAGCTTGTGCTGAGCCTGTCGAAGCAGGATATTGTTCTTCAGGTTCGGCTGCTATGGAAATTACTTCATCTTCATTGGGTTGGCGGTGTTTATTTAAACCTGCGTAATTGATTAACTGAATGTAAATGTCTTTTTGATTGCGGTCTTCACGTTTTAGGATGAAACCGTCTGAAAGCATTTTTAAAA includes these proteins:
- a CDS encoding type I restriction endonuclease subunit R, whose amino-acid sequence is MKFTEEKLEKAFTELLGQEGFPHHLGITITRKPEEVLIEEDLQNFLLTQYAGQGITLNEIKSIILQLKSLSSSDLYESNKTFLKMLSDGFILKREDRNQKDIYIQLINYAGLNKHRQPNEDEVISIAAEPEEQYPASTGSAQADNNIYKFVNQLEIIGSEKRIPDGIVYINGLPLVVFEFKSAIREEATIYDAYKQLTVRYHRDIPELFKYNAFCVISDGVNNKAGSFFAPYEFFYAWRRVAGLAKDVDGIDSMFTLIQGMFNKNRLRDIIRNFIYIPDSSKKNEKIVCRYPQYYAARALYDNIKKAQKPEGNGKGGTYFGATGCGKSFTMLYLTRLLMKSEYFESPTIVLITDRTDLDDQLSGQFTNAKNFIGDNTVVSVESRAHLRELIQGRQSGGVFLTTIHKFTEDTELLTDRTNVICISDEAHRSQVNLDQKVKVTEKGVTKTYGFAKYLHDSLPNATFVGFTGTPIDATLDVFGKVVDAYTMTESVKDEITVRIVYEGRAAKVLLNNSKLKEIEEYYAKCAEIGSNENQIEQSKKEMAQMYAIIGDPDRLKAVAEDFVNHYENRISEGATVKGKAMFVCSTREIAYELYKNILELRPDWNEIRAAEEGAILTDKDKRELKPIERIKLIATRGQDDPREMYDLLGTKDQRKELDRQFKNEKSNFKIAIVVDMWLTGFDVPFLDSIYIDKPIQRHNLIQTISRVNRKFEGKNKGLVVDYIGIKNQMNLALKQYSEGDKDNFEDIAESIIIVRNHLDLLAKLFHTFDNSKYFKGTTIQQLNTLNLAAEYVQQTKEIETRFMGLVKRLKAAYDICAGSEQLTQAERDYTHFYLAVRSIVFKLTKGNAPDTAQMNAKVREMIKEALQSDGVEEIFKLGEEAETEQDIFDEDYLAKIEKIKLPNTKIKLLQQLLAKVIGEIRKVNKVKGIDFSKKMQALVERYNNRDANDILRSEVYEEMANALTDLIWEVHKEFSAGDELGIDFQEKAFYDILKELCIKYDFKYPDNKMIELAKAVKDLVDGQAKFPDWNKRDDIKSALKVGLILLLDEFGYPPVERDEVYVEIFEQAENFKKNQN